GTGTGTACCTGTCCTTGGCCCATTCCAACACCTGCTCCAGTCTCTCTGGACTTCTgtcagtagagtcatagagtgatacagtgttgtaacaggcccttcggcccaacttgcccacaccagccaacatgtccctgctacacaatagacaatagatgcaggagtaggccattcggccctttgagccagcaccgactAGCTAGCATCGAGCCCAGTAACATCGCACAACAACAAAGTGACCAAGTACAGGAGACATTCATACATGGCATTATGTACAGAATAGAACAATCCAAGTGAATCCAGCTtgtaacgcacacacacacgagtcTGCGGTACAATTAGATTGAACATCACACACCATTGTTCCTTGTGCTGAAACCCACAACCAGATGAATTGCACATTCAAGCAAACAGAATTAGCAATGTGGGAATATTGGAATAGCCCAGCTAGTCACCTGATCTGAAACACCGTTGCATTATACAATGTATACATTTGCAATAACCAATTTCCCACAGATTCCAACTTACAAACTGTaatgaaaataataatttaaatgatGGAACGGTATATTTCCAATCTATATTCGACAGACAAGTGTTAGGATGGAAGCAAGGAAAGATGATTTACCCTTCTTCCAGCTTCATTGTTATGCAGGTTCATAAATGTCCTGGCACTGTCATAAGTTCCTTTCTGGTagatcttctccctctccctggcATCCACGAACTCCTTGGCAAACCTGTAGCCGTACTCCACGTTGTCTCCGCAGCCGCCCCATAGCCAGTCTCGAGGTAAATCCTTGGGTCTCGCTGCccggctgcagccgcaggtcgccAGCTCTCCCTCGCGACACGCGCGGCTGATGGCATGCACCACTCCCGCTGCAGAAACCCCGTACGTGAACGCTGTCTCGCGGCTCCCTGGTAGAAAACACACACAGCTTCAGTGTGGAACCGTAAATCATACACCAGCAGCATTCAAATAGCAAGACAAATTCCAACTCAGTCTCATAACATGCATCCTACATAATGTCACTGCTATCTGTGGCTAATCTAGAGGCTTTTAGTGGCTTCGAAGAGGAAATAGTTCTTCACTTATTATCCTAAGAAGGGACATGTGCTGGCATGTCAGCTCAGAGCAACAGAATCAAAGTGCGATGAACAAGTTGCAAACTAATCACAGAGTTTTAATAACAACATTctaactcttaaagatagtggagtcaggggatatggggagaaggcaggaacggggtactgattggggatgatcagccatgatcacatcgaatggcggtgctggcttgaagggccgaatggcctgctcctgcacctattgtctagatgTCCCTGGTAAATTGCAACAATTGACAAAATAAAATGGAGTTCTTAAGAATAATTTGCAGTCTTATCCTGAAATATCTTTTGAGCATTGCCATTGTCAGCCTTGGTGTGTGTCACAGGCAGCCCAGAGCACTGGCAATCTGGGTGTCAACAGTATCAGTATTGCCCACCGCATAGAGAAGTCTCATTCTGGCTCAGATTTTTACTCAAGCCTCGTGCTTATCTTCTGTCATGAAACCTTCAATCAACCAGCAAGTCAGGAAGCAATCCATGTCAATTCCTTTCAGAAATGTATGAACGGTAAATAGTGGTGTTTTACTGTTACAgctgaaaatatatttttattggaCAAAGATAAGGATTTTAATCAGTCTTATTCACTCCTGGCAACccagatttttaaaatatttcagaTACTTCAGAGCAAGTTACTGACAGCTTGACACACAATAGTAATTTGCatagaagatttaaaaaaaaatgtaaagcaTTTCAAATTTGCCACCTAGACTCCCAAAAATAATGATGGACCTTTTAGAAGATGTACAGGGAGGGTGAAGACTGCAGGGAGTTAATTCCCACATGAATGGGGCCATTTCTGTAGGTAAAGATGCCAGCGTATGTTTTAGTTATCTGGAATTTTGTAttatggggggggaagggggggaactcttttaatctcttccctcaagggagatgcaactttttccatgtcgtatctccgtctgcactgcgacataacatcatggagctggcggtctctTGTTGGGACCTCGGGAGCTCCACCCGCGGGAGTCTGcgaacttaacatcgtggagctcgtgatCCCTTTGCCAAGGATCGACCTCagaagctccaaccgcaggggCCTGAGGAGCTCGGGGTCCCTTGTTAGCGAGCGGCTTTGGGAGCACCAGgccacgggagcttcgattgACCCGATCGCGGATGGTTCGacacccccgaccgcgggagaaaaggaggaaagtagataagactttattgccttccatcacagtggggaacgtggaggagccactgtggtggaagtttatgtaagatttttatgtagttgtgtgtcttgttgctttttttggtatCACTGTACGGCAAACCAAACTCctctatgttgcaaaatatacttggttaataaattatgattacaatttattcagagggtggtgaatctgtggaattcttgatgagattcttgattagttcggatgtcagaggttatggggagaaggagggggagatagatcagccatgattgattgacagagtggacgtgatgggccgaatggtctaattctactcctattccttatgaccttatgtaatTTACAACTAAAAAGAACTGCGGGAAATGGATTTCCCTTCATTTGAAGTTACCCAAACTTTGACACAAGGGGAAATGAATGGAACTATCAGCCAAATGACATCCATGCCATTATCCAATGCAGCACAAAAACAAGTCAGGTCGAGGAAAGGACACAACCCAAACTCTCCCGCAGACTGGGGCAATAACATAACAGTTTTTACTGAGAATATGTTTGGAAAGGTTGGCAGTGATAAAAGTCTAGATTCACTTTTCACTTGGCATTTTAACCCAAGCGTATAAAATGGAATTAAGCATGACTCTGGCACAAGCAAGGAGTTTTTGTTGGCTGAGGAAGGGGCCATGTAAGGAACAGATGCTGAAGGAAGGGAAGTCGAGAGGCTATGAGGAGTTCCATACGGGAGAATGCAACTTGAAAGCAAGCTGGTACCTATGTTTTCCAGCTGACCAAAGCTGGATAGTAATTAGTCCAAGGCATCTGGCCAGTAGGGCTTAAGGATGGTCAAAGCCAAAATGAAAAGGAAAAGTAATCAAAATATTAACATCATACAAAAGAGAAATGAAATTGATCGGAGTCATTGGGCCAGACTTGCACGAGGCAAGAGGGATGGGCAATGTCGGATGATAGTTCTCATCAGAGCGCGCTTTCAACTGGCCTTCAAATACAAGCTGGACTGGGAGTCATCGTGATTCCCAATACTTCAAAAAGACAACATCTATTGTGTTATGAGACACTGGCCAGAAATGGAGTTGGGATCTGTAGCTGTGAAGAACACTAACTGAAGAAGATTAACTGTGCTTTTCAATGGCAATGTTTAATGGATTAAACCATTCTGAGGATAATTAGGATGAAAATTGGTTTGAATGGATAATGTGTTTCCATGACAGCGATTCAGACAAGAAAGGCTTCTTGCTTTTATAAAAAGACTTGAATTTATACGGCTTCTTTCATGACGAGGGCATTCCAAGGTGCGTTCAACCTCTGAGTTCTATCTCTTGGGGTGTAGCCCTTGCACTAAGGGGCAGCCCATGTAGTCATGTTATCATGAATGGATAATGGGGATTATTTTTGTGACATTAATTAAAGGACAAAGATTTAATACACTTGTCAAACCAAGTTGTTACAATTGACCAGTCTATATATGTAAAActttgtatgtgtaggaaggaactgcagatgccaatttacacaaaatgctggagtaattcagcgggactcaGCAAGAAGAAActtctgagagaaggaatgggtgacgtttcagttcgagacccttcttcagactggagaagttgaggcgtcagacttcagtctgaagaagggtctcgacccaaaacatcacccattccttctctccagagatgctacctgtcccgctgagttactccagcattttatgtaaaGCTTTGGATGAATGGTTCAGAGAAAATTCAATTTCAAATATAAATATACGTGTAACAAAATCACACAATACTGTCCACGTTGATCTTCCCACACATGCAGGCTGGCCTGATGAGAATTCCCAGCACTTTCTGTTGATGTTTTAGATGGCCGACAATGTGAAAATCAAAAATACTCTGCCAATCATGTTACTAATTCTCAATACAGTGCTGTGGAAGTTAAATTATAGAGaaacaggaactgcaggtgctggaaacttgagcaaagcgcaaagcgctggaggaactcagcgggtcaggcagagtctgtgagggaatgaacaggcgatgtttcgggtcaggatccttcttcagattgcattTTGTACAAAGATCCCAACCCACAACATCACCCGTCCtcaccctgcacagatgctgcctgacccacccagTTCCTCAAGGTCCTTGTGTTTTATATAAAACGTCTCTGACAGGCTCAGCTTGACTTTCCCAAAACACCAACTGAAAACCAGCCAAATTTAAtaattactttagactttagagaaacagcatggaaacaggcccttcagccccaccgagtccatgccgactagcgattacccgtacactagcaaaatcctacacactagggacaagttacaatttacagaagccaattaacctacaaacctgcacgtctttggagtgtggggggaagccggagctcccggagaaaacccacgcggtcacagggagaacgtacaaactccacacagacagcacccgtagtcaggaacaaccccagttctctggcgcagtagggaaccactgcaccactgtgccacaccatTTATGAACCCGCTGATCTGAGAAACTTCTAAATGCTCTCATCCAGATGTGAAACTTGGGCACAGTCTACATCTTCGATGAAGATGTCACTTTGATTGGGTTGAGTTTATCAAAAAAATTGCATTTTATATCACCATGCATAAACTCTTGTCAGATGAAGATTTTACATCCAGCAAAGAAAAACACCATCTATCCAGACTCTCTCAACATTAATACTGGAGCAACATGCAGTTGTTGTGGAGGGACTTACAAAGTGATGACATAACCTGGTCTTGTCAGCTACAATAATACTTAGCAAAGATTGGTCTCAGGACAAAAGGAGCAATCTCTCCCTGGGCAGGTTTTATTATTGAATGGAATATATTGAACTCTTTGGCTAAATTTGTTCTACTTTAAATACAATTTATCACTACTCACAGTTAGTTAGGCTTTTGTTTATGGGATTTGGTCGAaacataaaaaaaatatttgtccaCGCATTGGGACAAAATGAAAGTTAGCAATGCTGTCATTCAAAAAGAAAAAAACTGTGCAGAATGGGAAACCTTGTAGCCCAGATGTGAATGTGCTTTTACATGGTAATGCTCAACAGATTTACAAAAAGCTGACAATAATTACAATGAAAACCAAATTTCATTGGGTTGAACGTGGCGGGAGGGAGGCTGGAGAGTAATATGGCGGGTGTGGTGTGTACACCATGTATTCCAACTCATACAGCTGTTCCAAGCAGgagatagacacacagacacgcaacacaggcacacagacacagacacacagacacagacacagacacagacacagacacagacacagacagacacagacagacacagacagacacagacagacacagacagacacagacagacacagacacagacacagacacagacacagacacagacacagacacagacacagacacagacacacacacacacacacacacacacacacacacacacacacacacacacacacacacacacacacacacacacacacacacacacacacacacacacacacacacacacacacacacagacacaaaatacaaacacacacaaatacagtCTCAAAATATAGGCacagagaaacacagagagacacacacacacacacacacacacacacacacacacacacacacacacacacacacacacacacacacacacacacacacacacagagatgtcCGCGCACACAACCGGAGACAGACATTGCGTACTTTTGCGGGCATGTACCTATCTGCATGACCCTGCCAAAGACAGACGTGTTGTCCACCGTGCTGCAGTTCCACCGGCGATGCCTGAACTGATGTTGACATTCCTTGATGCCGGTTTTTGCACCCTCTCCGATATACTGCATGTGATCTCGGTAGAGTTGGCACAGCTTCTTCTGGCCTTGGGACAGGCCGGCCAGCTGGCTACACAGAGGCTGGGCTCCAATGATGTACACCTCAGGTATCTGAATCGGGTTCATGGCTAAAGACCTAGAGTGGAGAACAACACTTTTAGTAAAAGTTAGCATCTGTATTCATAGACATTGTAGCAAATGTACTGTGCAGAAAGACCTCTGGAGTGTTTCATGTGaaaacgaggaactgcaaatgctggtttacatcgaaggtagacacagaatgctggagtaactcagcaggacaggcagcatctctggagagaaggaatgggtgacatttcgggtcgagacccttcttcagacatgtagaGCATCAGACATGGTTCTCATGTCGTTGACCAAAGGATAGATGTTTGGAATCTGTGCGGCGTTTACTGGAGGGATGCAAGGCttgaacatctatctatctatctatatttaaaactctgtggctgccgcctgccgtccggcgtccgtccggctgcctttctgccttttgattcgttccatcgtgtgatgtcacaatgcccaatgcccaaacacattgttgccatagagggagtacagagaaggttcaccagactgattcctgggatgtcaggactttcatatgaagaaagactggatagacttggtttgtacttgctagaatttacaagattgaggggggatcttatagaatcttatgtttctatgtttccctctcctcacccctctccctctcccacccatccctctctcccccaccccccttcactctctaccccacccccttccctctccccccgcccccttccccctacccctctgtccctcttccaccactccccctacccctccctccccactcttccacttctctctcccccttccccctccactctccctccccactctttcccctctctcccccacctctccccctccctccctcctcccctccctccccaaccccccctcccccacatctctctccccatccccctctctcaccccctaccccgctctcctttccctcccaaatctgtcccgtttcctcctcctcctctcccctccctcccctccctcccctcccctccctcccctcttctcacccccccctccccccacctgtgtgtttggggggtggttaatgtcagtgtgatgccgcagccccccccccgcaaacgccgttggggaaacacccaacgggtctgcacttggtctagtacagaaTGAAACTCTGGAGTGAAAAGTCAGATGACTTTCCAACATTGTGAGATGTTGGAAGATCATGTTTACTCTTTGAAAATCATATTTTACCTCTTTGGAATTTattgattaattaattttatTCCACAAATGTTTCAGCTTCGTTGAAAATGTAGAAGTAGAAAACAATGATTTTCATGGATAAAATAATCAGAATATTTTTCTAGCTCGGGCTCAAGTGAATTGTATAGAACTTCACTAAACTGAAATCTGGTATTTTCAAAAACTGCATTTGGGTTTAGTTTAAGACTGAGTCAAGGTCTGTACAAGCAGAACAATAGTTGAACAATATTCAACAATATTGTTGAAACTCTCTTGAGATTATAAATGTCTGTTTTCCCCTTCGTGATAATTGTTCTTGAAGAGATTTTAACGCCGTCACGTGAAGCGAAACAGAAAGAGACTACCCACGGCCAATTACACGATGGCCTCTGAGGATAACTTGGCCAAATGTAACAAAGATGTGTGGAGATAGTCCGTTAGCTCTGTGCTTATTCTAACAAGCGTCGAGGGAGAGATATGATGAAACGTGAAGGAATTACTACACAGGCTGCCTCAGACAGACCTCGCCAAACAAGATGGGCTCCATTCCCTGAAGTTGAACATCCTTTAAAAATAATGACTAATGTGTCTGTACTGGGAAAGGTCCCGTTTTAACGATCCCTCTGAAGTCACATGATGAAGCATGGTGTATATGAGGCCACCCCACGCTGCCTAAAGGATCACCAGGCAGCGGCCATTTCAATCAGACGGGGCCGTTTACTAATATTCCTTTCTGTTTTTTAatacttttattttaaataacactttgtgctttttttgttggtaaaccaccatctgcagttccttgtaaaaaCCTCTTTCAAATCTCCCCCCTTAGCAAGGAGCACTTGAATGATGAAGTCTAACCAATACTGCAATGTATGGTCGTGTCAAATCCCACTGACAAGGGCAGTTGTTGTGGATAACTTCCTTACCAATGTCGTTATGGTGGAATGAATATTCTAGCCCTAGATATATCGGCGCCCGCGACCTGAGCGTTTGATTTATTTGCTTTTTAAAGGAAGGACTAGTGTGCTACTCACCACCAAGAGTTGGCCTCGACCACGGCCTGCTTACAGCCGGACAGGAAGGTGAGGGCGAGGAGTAGAGACGTCAAGGCCATGGTACCTTTCAAAGCcgactccagcgctctgtgtgcCACCTCCGCAGCGCCCTGTACAACATAAACCACAGCTAGAGCGCCGGGGATCAAAGACAAGCGGTGGTAACATGTCACATTGAGGGCAGGGTagggtagtgtagtgtagtgtagtgtagtgtagtgtagtgtagtgtagtgtagtgtagtgtagtgtagtgtagtgtagtgtagtgtagtgtagggcagggcagggcagggcagggcagggcagggcagggcagggtagggcagggcagggcagggcagggcagggcagggcagggcagggtagggcagggcagggcagggcagggcagggcagggcagggcagggcagggcagggcaggatagggcagggcagggcagggcagggcagggtagGGTAGGGCAGGGCAGGAGAGGGCAGGGCagtgcagggcagggcagggcagggcagggcagggcaggatagggcagggcagggcagggcagggcagggtagggcagggcagggcagggtagtgtagtgtagtgtagtgtagtgtagtgtagtgtagtgtagtgtagtgtagtgtagtgtagtgtagtgtagtgtagggcagggcagggcagggcagggcagggcagggcagggcagggcagggcagggtagggcagggcagggcagggcagggcagggcagggcagggcagggcagggcagggcagggtagggcagggcagggcagggcagggcagggcagggtagggcagggcagggtagggtagtgcagggcagggcagggcagggtagTGCAGGGCAGGGTagtgcagggcagggcagggcagggtagGGTAGGGTAGGGAAGTGCAGGGCAGGGTAGtgtagggcagggcagggcaggatagggcagggcagggcacggcagggcagggcagggcagggcaggatagggcagggcagggcagggcagggcaggataGGGCAGGGCAggacagggcagggcagggcagggcagggcagggcagggtagggcagggcagggcagggcagggcagggcagggcagggcagggtagggcagggcagggcagggcagggcagggcagggcagggcagggcagggcagggcagggcagggcagggcaggataGGGCAGGGCagtgcagggcagggcagggcagggcagggcaatatagggcagggcagggcagggcagggcagggcagggcagggcagggcagggcagggcagggcagggtagggcagggcagggcagggtagggtagggcagggcagggcagggcagggcagggcagggcaggatagggcagggcagggcagggcagggcagggcagggcagggcagggcagggcagggcagggcagggcaggggagggcagggcagggcagggcagggcagggcagggtagggcagggcagggcagggcagggcagggcagggtagGGCAGGGCAGGGTAGGATAGGGCAGGATAGGGCAGGGCAGGGTAGGGCAGGACAGGGTAGGATAGGGCAGGATAGGGCAGGGCAGGGTAGGGCAGGACAGGGTAGGGCAGGGTAGggtagggcagggcagggcagggcagggcagggcagggcagggcagggtaggacagggcagggcagggcagggcagggcagggtagggcagggcagggcagggcagggcagggcagggcagggcaggagagggcagggcagtgcagggcagggcagggcagggcagggcagggcagggcagggcaggatagggcagggcagggcagggcagggcagggtagggcagggcagggcagggcagggcagggtagGGCAGGGCAGGGTAGGATAGGGCAGGATAGGGCAGGGTAGGGCAGGACAGGGTAGGATAGGGCAGGATAGGGCAGGGCAGGGTAGGGCAGGACAGGGTAGGGCAGGGTAGggtagggcagggcagggcagggcagggcagggcagggcagggaaggacagggcagggcagggcagggcagggcagggtagGGCAGGGCAGGGTAGGGCAGGACAGGGTAGGATAGGGCAGGATAGGGCAGGGCAGggtagggcagggcagggcagggtagggcagggcagggcagggcagggcagggtagGGCAGGACAGGGTAGGGCAGGGTAGggtagggcagggcagggcagggtagGGCAGGGACGCTGGCAGGGAATCTGTGGGTGAAAGGTGCCCGCAGATGTCGGTGGCCCATCCTCAAGCTGCCATTGGCAGAGCGACAATTCCTCGCACATCTGGCACGCGTTACCAGATGTGTTTGGACCAGGGTAATTGGCGGGCAATTACTGTTCAAGCAAAGATGCTTTAAAACCAGACCATTTGTCACCGTTCACCGTCACGCCTCAGTGAGACAAAGCCTAATACCTGACGCGCCCGCTACTTGCATCAACCATGGAAGCTACATCTTACGGTAGCGCTGCGCTAAATAAACCTCAACCCGGGCAGTAACTAAACAGTGATGAGTATTCCATGCCCCTGGCGTGGCTCCGAACACTGCCCCCAATGCCCGTGTACCATCTGCACGGGATACTTCTCAACCATGGCCAAGCGaacgaagaagcgtctcgacccgaaacgtcacccgttccttctctccagagatgctgcctgtccccggagtttccccagcattttgtgtctattcccccAATGGTGTTCGGGGGAGGTGAGAATGTCATTGTCAAAACTCGCCAACAGAGCTGGAAGCTTTTACTgatgataagacacaaaatgccggagtaactcagcgggacaggcagcggcatctctggagagaaggaatggggtcgagacccttcttcagacggccagGCTGGGCGGACAAAGGGCAAGTCGAGGTGGCATCCTTCAGCGTGCCTGCCTCCCCGACCTTCGTGAATCCGCGCACAACATCCCGCCATCATCCTGCAACTCATCCACCCGCTATCCCCCTACTCCGTCGCCTCACTCTTgttcccaacccgctgagttactccagcgtgtgACTCTGGCCGTCTAGGCAATTCACCcgagtgcaattctctgccacagaaagcagtggaggccaattcactggatgttttcaagagagagttagatttagctcttggttgctaacggaatcaggggatatggggagaaggcaggaacggggtactgattctagatgatcagccatgatcgtattgaatggcggtgccggctcgtatGTCAACCCATTCACACGGGGGCAGCCGGTAGATCGGAGGACATATAGTTCTGGGAATTCGCATTAAATATGTTTGTTGActtttaaagtttttaaaaaaatttcttCTGGGTAAAAATACACTTATATTTAAAATGTCCTTTTAACAAACTCGCTTGTAGGATTTGGGTTTAACTCCATTCCACACTCCGCTTCGCCTCAAACGGCTGAGCGAACCCCTCTAGGGGCAGCTGGCGAGAACACTTTAAAACATGTTTTATCCCGGAACGACCTTACAACAAGTAAAACTGTAAGCTGCCCGCCACCATTGCAGGCTCGGCGTGCGTTTAACAAAACCAGCTTAGTTTCACCTCGAACATTTAGCAGTAGGAACGGAACAACACGATGGGAACATCAGACGTGGTCAGTAAAAGCTCACAAACTTTCTCTCGCAAGTGTTGCACGattcacagaagatagacacaaagcgctggagtaactcagcgcgacaggcagcatctctggagagacccttcttcacaattcacaattcacaTTCACAAGATACAAGCCTCTGGGAGCAAGGCGTGGGGCATTCCGTGTATCATCCATCTAGTCTTCACTAATATCAGGTCATTActtgaagtgctggagaaactcagcgggtgcagcagcatctatggagcgaaggaaataggcaacgtttcgggccgaatcccttgggaaataggtaacgtttcgggccgaaacccaagggtttcggcccgaaacgttgcctatttccttcgctccatagatgctgctgcacccgctgagtttctccagcacgtttgtctaccttcggttttccagcatctgcagttccttcttgaacagtttaTTTAGCGTGTGCCCTGTTCACTGGCAATGTTTGACCTTGTGTAACACACGGCTGGTTTCTCCCTCGGAGTGACTTCTATATTGTCTGACCTGCCGATCTCCGTAAATGACTTTATTTTTTACAAGCGCACAATTTACCAGGTGAACACATCGGTAATACCCACGACGCCTGGAACAAGTTGATAAACTCTGCACAATCCCCGTCCAAAACACGAACGCCATGTGTCCATAGCGACCATGTATGTCTGGCAGCGTTAGAATCGGTTAATTCTGTTGACAACGTACTCACCCAAAATATGTCTAGTTTGTTCCAACTTAAGACAAACACTTGAAAGGATCTGCGTTTTGGATTGGTAATTAGTTTATTCCTGTACTTTGCCCACCTCGAGTTAACTGTCAAAGTATGAAATTGCCCAAGCATTTCTTTTTCACCAAAGCCACAGAAATATTTCCGTCACCAGCGTTGAATCAAAGCGCGACCACTGGCACATCTGTTCCCGATGTTACCATGCGGCACAGAATCGGACTTTAGAACAAAAACTCTAA
The sequence above is a segment of the Amblyraja radiata isolate CabotCenter1 chromosome 18, sAmbRad1.1.pri, whole genome shotgun sequence genome. Coding sequences within it:
- the wnt5a gene encoding protein Wnt-5a isoform X2; this encodes MRGAAEVAHRALESALKGTMALTSLLLALTFLSGCKQAVVEANSWWSLAMNPIQIPEVYIIGAQPLCSQLAGLSQGQKKLCQLYRDHMQYIGEGAKTGIKECQHQFRHRRWNCSTVDNTSVFGRVMQIGSRETAFTYGVSAAGVVHAISRACREGELATCGCSRAARPKDLPRDWLWGGCGDNVEYGYRFAKEFVDAREREKIYQKGTYDSARTFMNLHNNEAGRRTVYNLADVACKCHGVSGSCSLKTCWLQLADFRKVGDSLKEKYDSATAMKLNGRGKLVQVNSRFNPPTTLDLVYVDQSPDYCLRNQTTGSLGTQGRLCNKTSEGMDGCALMCCGRGYDQFKTVRTERCHCKFHWCCYVKCKKCTEVVDQFVCK
- the wnt5a gene encoding protein Wnt-5a isoform X1 — encoded protein: MLGQFHTLTVNSRWAKYRNKLITNPKRRSFQVFVLSWNKLDIFWGAAEVAHRALESALKGTMALTSLLLALTFLSGCKQAVVEANSWWSLAMNPIQIPEVYIIGAQPLCSQLAGLSQGQKKLCQLYRDHMQYIGEGAKTGIKECQHQFRHRRWNCSTVDNTSVFGRVMQIGSRETAFTYGVSAAGVVHAISRACREGELATCGCSRAARPKDLPRDWLWGGCGDNVEYGYRFAKEFVDAREREKIYQKGTYDSARTFMNLHNNEAGRRTVYNLADVACKCHGVSGSCSLKTCWLQLADFRKVGDSLKEKYDSATAMKLNGRGKLVQVNSRFNPPTTLDLVYVDQSPDYCLRNQTTGSLGTQGRLCNKTSEGMDGCALMCCGRGYDQFKTVRTERCHCKFHWCCYVKCKKCTEVVDQFVCK